Genomic window (Bacillota bacterium):
GGCCTCACGGGACCCATCGTCACGCCGTACCGCCTGACTTCGAACCGTGCCGAGACGGTTATCTCAAGCTTCTTGAAGGTGTCATGCCACCTCTCCCCCGCCGATNNNNNNNNNNTCCTCCCATCTCCGCACGGAGAGCCTCTTCCGGAAAGCCTCTCCGACACCTAGAAAATCCGTTCCGAACTCCCGTTGCGCCAGTTGGACGCAGTGGGTGAGCTCATCCTGCATCTTCTTCGATAGCTCGTCGTTTATCCGTTGCACTTCCTCGGGGGTCAAGAATTCCCGGGGTGACTTGATCTCCCTGATCTCAACGTGGCCTTTCACCGTGATATGCACGGGGACGCGGGACAGGTCAGGCTCAATGCGTCCGGTCCTAATCGAAGATGTCGCATCCATGACGAACACACCGATCGTGCCCGGAGCATCCCCCGGGGCGGGTGCGGTGAATGAGTACCTTTGCAGCTCGTTCCGGAGCATGAGCGCCATGGCAGTCTCTTCAGAAGACAGCCACCCGATCATCTTGTCACCGTGGAAGACTGCAGCTCCACATACTTCGAGCTCCTGAGGCTTTTGCTGGGTCTGCCCCCCGGGTCCGGCTTCAGACGGCCCTCCTCCTTCCGCGCCGCCCTGCCCTTGGGAGGCCCTGGGCGGGGCCGTGGGTCCGCCTCCCGCCGGCGCACCCGCGGCCTCTCCACCTTGCCCAACCTTCTGATCCGGCAGGCTGACGCGGGCCAAGAGGGGTTGGTCCCCCGCTTGCTCCAGGGAGGTGATCACCCGGAGAAACGTTGACATCGGAGCGGTGGACGGACGGTCCGCATTCCTCATAATGGAGTTTATGAGTGTGGACGCCATCGGTTCCTGCGGGGACTCAACAGACAGGAGTTCCTCGACTGAGTCAGGAGTCACCACCAGCAATGACTTGTAACGGAACTGAGCATCTCGCGCGAAGA
Coding sequences:
- a CDS encoding Ger(x)C family spore germination protein, translating into MGQVQGKARSLEAVWICLLLLVLPMTVGGCTDAREIEDVGFIMGLGIDRAEAGAGRASEELRVWVQVVIPSSKPEEAQHGTAWLGSAVGGSVWQALRALETRSGRSLFLGHVRTVVLGEEFARAGIAEALDIFARDAQFRYKSLLVVTPDSVEELLSVESPQEPMASTLINSIMRNADRPSTAPMSTFLRVITSLEQAGDQPLLARVSLPDQKVGQGGEAAGAPAGGGPTAPPRASQGQGGAEGGGPSEAGPGGQTQQKPQELEVCGAAVFHGDKMIGWLSSEETAMALMLRNELQRYSFTAPAPGDAPGTIGVFVMDATSSIRTGRIEPDLSRVPVHITVKGHVEIREIKSPREFLTPEEVQRINDELSKKMQDELTHCVQLAQREFGTDFLGVGEAFRKRLSVRRWE